Proteins encoded together in one Impatiens glandulifera chromosome 1, dImpGla2.1, whole genome shotgun sequence window:
- the LOC124922792 gene encoding transcription factor bHLH130-like — protein sequence MILIRRTPNSDMYGVGCSQTILRDSSHQFSAAFTKNGDSSNRHQDQPSSGLMRYRSAPSSFFASLLDSSGGVEACCEDFLNSNESDDAMFTGFMVTDSSASVSDSLKLQFPVDVKNETAISKPPLPLQNGYSKIGSRKTTSRQNSGNSTISKVKSNLVRQSSSPAGIFSNLSVENGFALMKDMRSTSFSSGLSSSSRFMPQIAENGNEDSCPSITENEQMGNDDHDKNSYYIPGRLDDAWDNSTTSLTGIKRSRDDDLEKFSGSYSPLNQHDDEARKYSTSLTHHLSLPKTYAEMAVVEKFLHFQHDSVPCKIRAKRGCATHPRSIAERMRRTRISERMRKLQELFPNMDKQTNTADMLELAVGYIKDLQKQVQTLTEIRERCSCCVGEKSVYN from the exons ATGATTTTGATTAGAAGAACACCAAACTCAGATATGTATGGCGTTGGTTGTTCCCAGACAATTTTAAGAGATTCGAGTCACCAGTTCTCTGCCGCTTTCACTAAAAATGGAGATTCATCTAATCGTCATCAGGATCAACCTAGCTCCGGATTAATGCGGTATCGATCGGCTCCAAGCTCGTTCTTCGCAAGCCTCCTTGACAGCAGCGGCGGAGTCGAAGCTTGCTGCGAGGATTTTCTAAACTCAAATGAATCCGACGATGCCATGTTTACCGGATTCATGGTTACGGATTCCTCTGCGTCAGTCTCAGACTCACTGAAGTTGCAGTTTCCTGTTGATGTGAAGAACGAGACGGCGATTTCCAAACCGCCATTACCGCTTCAGAATGGATACTCTAAGATAGGATCGAGGAAGACGACTAGTCGACAGAATTCAGGAAATTCTACTATAAGCAAGGTGAAATCGAATCTCGTGAGACAGAGCAGTTCTCCGGCGGGGATTTTCTCGAATCTCTCCGTTGAGAATG GATTTGCTTTGATGAAGGATATGAGAAGCACTAGCTTCTCCTCAGGGCTATCATCTTCCTCCAGATTCATGCCTCAGATTGCTGAAAATGGAAATGAAGACTCATGCCCTAGTATTACAGAGAATGAACAAATGGGAAATGATGATCATGATAAGAACAGTTATTACATACCTGGACGACTCGATGATGCTTGGGATAACTCAACAACTAGCTTAACCGGGATAAAAAGAAGCAGAGATGATGATCTTGAAAAATTCTCGGGTTCCTATTCACCACTAAATCAG CATGATGATGAAGCAAGAAAATACTCTACTAGTTTGACTCATCATTTGAGCTTGCCCAAAACTTATGCGGAAATGGCAGTTGTTGAGAAGTTCTTACATTTCCAGCACGATTCTGTCCCATGTAAGATCCGAGCCAAACGTGGCTGTGCCACCCATCCTAGAAGCATTGCCGAGAGG ATGAGAAGAACAAGAATTAGTGAAAGAATGAGGAAATTGCAGGAATTGTTTCCAAATATGGATAAG CAAACCAACACAGCAGATATGCTAGAATTAGCGGTTGGATATATTAAAGACCTTCAGAAGCAAGTTCAG ACTCTGACGGAGATTCGGGAAAGATGCTCGTGTTGTGTTGGCGAGAAATCGGTGTATAACTAA